aagtgtgtttacacaggaaatttagttttgcctacagcgaaaaaatggatgcccacagtaaaggtgagatagcggaaaaacttaatttacaacatatgtcaaaacaagattaattctgtctctgggatagagatatttaattttaaataggtttcagaaaaaaaattgtgtagagaattgtgttattttgggtcaaatatcataatattttacaatttttgagcattttttaagctgttaccatggtattcacagctctaaaaatcacagaaaatatcagttaacttatccttattcaaatatcatagtaagctaggtttattcatattaataaattttctagtccttcattccagcattctattggcctaaaATCAGGTCTCGGAGGttcttggctatcgcaaaattattgtttacagatttaagccgatttctcccctgtgaccttaaatgtaggtcaaggtcatttatttgaacaaacttggtagcccttcaccccagcatgctaaaagcctaatatcaagtcccttggcctcttgcttattagaagaagtcatttgaagattatagcctatttgaccaatgtgacctttagtgaaggtcaaggtcatttatttgaacaaacttggtagcccttcacccaagcatgctacagacccaataccaagtccctgggcctcttgggtattgagaagaagttgtttgaagattatagcctatttgacccatgtgaccttgaatgaaggtcaaagtcatttatttgaacaaactttgtagcccttcaccctagaatgctacagacccaataccaagtccctgggcctcttggttattgagaagaagtcgtttgaagattatagcctatttgatccatgtgaccttcagtgaatgtcaaggtcattaatttgaaaaaaacttggtagcccttcaccccagcatgctacaggcccaatatcaagtccctgggcctcttggttattgagaagaagttgtttaaatgaaaaagttgacgccggacggccggacggccgacggacgctgcaccatggcattcgggcaggtgagctaaaattaTGGGGAAATTTCAGCTCAGTTTTTTTTAGTATTTCTTTTGACTTCcatttatcaaaacaattatatcttttaaatattaAGTCACAAAAGTGTTCTTAGCACACCTGGCCTGAAGGgctggtgagcttatgtcatgggACTGCGTCCTCTGTCTTGCTAATATTTTCTAACAAGAAGTCCATGGGTCTGAACAGTCACGAAAGTTCTGAAGTATTTCAGCCAatttaaccaagttagaatttATTTCAAgagaaattcaacaaatgacGACCAAAAATGTGGCCCTTTTTGTCTCCATCCAtcagacccctgggggtcagGGGCCCTATGATACACAATTTTGGTTTGACTTTGGCCATGGAATGATTCTgcaaaattcattgaaattggtttaGGGGTTTCGGAGAAGTCatttgtttacagatggacaACAGACAGCAGCAACGCCCAACGGAGATGCATGAGGACAGTTAGAAGAATTTCTAATTATTTGGCCCCTGAAACATTGAAaataggccaaggtcatttttaTAAGGCTTTAACAGTCACCAGATTTGTGAAATAtctaaattaatttaaatggccctttttggccccaaCCATCAGCCCAGaaggtcagtcagggccaacaagTGCACACCATCAAGCTGTCGTTTCATGTtcataatgttaacaaagttagaatgaattccaatagaaatcaattGATAGTCAAAAACacgatttccctatataaactatagtaaaaatTACCCCCTCCCAATGGGCAAATGTGTggccccagggtcatgaaatttacaatttcgGTAGAGCACCTTaacttaagacccttccatctatgaagagcaTTTGATTCTAACTTGTTTaagtcttgagaagaagttttttgaaatttcagtgaACTTGgcccctttttggccccacccataagcccctgggggtcagtcagtgccaatatACATGTGGTTTACAACAggcatcccatactgataattcttACCAAGTTATTATTCTGATGGCAATTGGAACAAataatggtcaaaaatgtgacTTCCTTATATAAGCTATAAAACTTGACCCCCTAGCTCCCCAGGGTAAAATGTGAGATCCCAGGGTTATGAAAGTCATATTTGTGGTAAAGGACATTAACACCTTTATAtcagagaagaagatttttgaaattttagtcaatttgacccgttttggccccgccccctcaggcccctggggggtttggaccatataattcacaattttggtagacCTTTGCCCATGGAAGCTTCctctcaaatttcattgaatttgttaGCGGTTCAGTTGTTCAAATGCTTCAAAGATAAAACCTAGAAACAAAGTCCTGACTCCCTATGGGTGTGAAAAGACCCCAGGGATGGTTTTAACAACATTGTgttgaaaaagaaatataaatatcatacattgcttagttccagagaagttGGTTCATATCATTATTGCCAAACAGACCTCTTTTGGCCCCATCTCTCAGGTCCAACCATTTGTAGTACAATTTAAAACCCTACCCATAGGGGTTCTACCAGTTagatatgagtgatatccattgcttaattTCAGAGGAGTCCTTCATATTAATTTAGCCAAATTAACCAATTTTTGCCGCGCCCCTCAGCtccctggggagggggtggggATCAGTGtcttcatttgtacaattttgaaacccTACTttaaaaggatgctaccagtcaaatatgagcaatatccaatgcttagttccagagaagacTGTTTACATCATTATTGCCAAACGGACCTCTTTTGGCCCCATCCCTCAAGGCCCACCTTAGGTACAATCTTTATTCCCTACCCTATCGGggtgctaccagtcaaataagactgatatccattgtttagtttcagagaagatgtttatatcaattcatccaaattgacaaattttggccccgcccctcaggcccccaggtGGTCAGCtgcaccatttgtacaattttgaatcccaacccaatagtgatgctaccaggcaaataggagcaatatccattACTTTGTTTcaaagaagtcgttaatatcaatagagccaaattgaccccttttgccCCCCTCCACCTCTGAGGCCCCAGgtggtcagccccaccatttgtaaaattttgagtccccaccccatataGATgctttgaccaaatttggtcaaattctgatttgcggttatgaagaagaaatcaattgttgacggatgtacgacggacgacagacagacgacggatgccacagtatggcataagctaaCCTTGGTCCTTTGAACCAGGAGAGCTAATAATTTTACCAGGATCCCCAATCAGGAATGCTTGTCAAAGTGACAGCTTTATCCCCTTTTAACAAAAAATCATGTAGAGCATCGAAGCATCAATTACTCACTTTGACAAACTCATTGTGGATCCAGTCATCATCCTGAATTTTTGAAGAAGCTTCAACCCAGTCCTCACCATCCAAGACCTTGGCATAACTCAGATCAGGGAACTGGGTTGATGAGTGGTTTCCCCAGATGACGATGTCTTTTACAGCATCACATGCAATTCCCAACTTAGCAGCAACCTGAAATTCacaaatatgatacatatatactttgaaatatttaatcatatttcCAATTATAtgcaaatttatttttcatttcattatcaGTGACATTGTCTTTCTGACAGAAAACAACCCCATTTCTGTACTGTACAAGAAATCCATTGGGATCTTTGTGCTCGCCAATGTGTGATCTTTCTTAGTTCTATGTGGATTCCTAATTGCCTCttcttttgttatattttattggCAAAAAATCCTTTTAACTTTAATTTCTTGGAAATAACAAGAGTATCACAAGGCAGATGATAAACATCCATTGAGTactatatagtttatatatatatatagtaaaactcacttgtgtcaAACACACTTGAGTTGAATGTTTCGTTCGGTCCCCATTTTTTCCcctctttatcttagtaaattaaacaCTGGTGATTCGAtcactgttgaatcgaatactgtCTTgtgtggtccctcccttctaaaatacaccaaaatttccatttttgtttcGAACATCAAAAGCGTCATGCTTTCCCAGGTAAAATTTGCCAAAGTCTGCCTGATTAACCGACTGTAACCGATCAGCCGTAACAGTCTTACATCATCCCATTGTTTTACAGGTGCAGAGGTGAAGTAAAATGTTAAGGTGTACATAACTTGGAATGCAATGTACACATTTTAGTCTACAAACCATAACATCATGACCTACTGTGTTGTGTTTACTGTATTGATACACATGGCCGCcgaaaaatataagaaaaaaataaacgataaattacatatcttccatcCGAAAAATGCATCGTAAAAACActtgtctgtcattgatttatttatctatgCCTAAATTCTGAAGACACTGATGCAATAGTAACAATAATATGCgggatgtttttattttgtactAAACATTGAGGCAATACATGATCATGCAGCCAATAAGCACTGACAGCAGCCTTAAccttttacattgtatacaatatcaGCACGAGTATGGTCGATCAAATTTTTCTAAACTGTGTATTGTTTCATGTTGTTTAATTGCAGAACAATGTAATCAGTTTTTTAAGAGAATTAatatagtacaatatatatgtttatattcttataatgtatgtatcgctttcatagaatattatgctGTAATGTGTACGACTCTGTGTGTAAAATGCGTGTCTGTATGGCAAAGATTATTTTAtccatgtattttgttttaatctgtAACCGCGCACAATATTATTTATTAGATAACGAATAATTGTTTTCATGAACAATTCATTTCTTTGTGATCATTTATTGCTTATGTTTGGCATAAAGCTGATGATACTCAGGTATTTTGTCTCTGTATATGAACGGACACagataagtcgaaccatcggataagtcaAATATTTTGCTCGGTCCCGGTGACTTCAACTTATtctagttttactgtatatatatatatataattttataatttacctgtgtcttgataaaggggcagattgcctcgaaaatttgacaatttacttgtctgtactgtcgttattattacttgacatatatatatatatacagtcaaacctgtgtataaaggacacctggGGAACAATCGAAAAGTCACAAGTGTCCTTTAaagagaggtgtcctttatatagaggttcaataAGTAAAGCCCCTTATACACGAAGAAACAAATCAAAGCCTGAttacagtacactatatatctcctgatttattatatataaacactaaaacaaattaataataGACAactaattaaagataaatgcttaattaattttcagtcattcatctgacacaaaaattgaagtcaatatttctaataatttatatcaagcctatacatgtagtttcaaaaaaattcttcacaatatcatactattcttaatatctattcagacaaatactcaacatagtcAAACAAGAGTTTAATACGCCCGCCAAGAAAATCGACCCACAGTTTATTTGAAGGAAAGCATCAACTATAAGCATGTATAAGTGGGTGTGAAAAAGGAATATTAGTGGCACAAGcaaaaacaacacactaacatAATTAGAAATCTATAGTATATCTACCACTGGTGACTGTAAAAGTCTGAATTTTGGCAAAACTTCtgagttttaaaatacatatctgaATTTCAGCTGAAAAGTCATAGTTTttcagatatacattttatattctgATAAGTTCTGATAAGTTGATACGTGTTTGAATCATTCATGTTTAATTTACAAAGACAAATAAGGGAAAAAATCAGGACCCAATGAAACATTtgactcatccgatgtattcgatcCAAGCATGTTCGACACAAGGGAGTTTTACTGTATCTAATTTCACATTCTTCATCCAAACTCAGTCAGAGTATCGAATACTCCATATCTTCACCATAACTCCACTAGATTATCGATTACTCAATGTCTTCATTACAAATTCAGTATATCATCTACATTATAATCTATCAATCAGCCAATAATCAATACTTTGAGAGAAAATCAAAACAACCAGAAATTGTCACCTACCTGTGCTTGTGCTCTGTTTTGGTCAAGACGGGTCAAAGCTGAGAAATTTTCCCTGGGAATCGAAGGAGCAGATTGAGCGCAAATCAGGGCATTAGTGTTAGCTGGGTTACCCACTACTACCACCTGCAAAGAAATGAGTAACAATAGTTGTCAGAAGACCATGTAGCTCACTGTGTAAGTTGAAATTCAGAAATGTAGATTTCTGGAGGCGTACGAATATAAAAGAAAAGGAAAGTCTGTGTGCATTGAAGTATCATTACGATACCAAACTGGCCTAGCTATGTGCCTTCGTTTGCAGTGGAGACTCTTTGATGTAActtgtgtacatgtaacattttcACCGAAATGTCCGACTTCATTTAATAgtaaatttttgaaattaatgaaGATGAAATTGATTATAAGTGCAGATTGAATACTATACCTTAAAATGCTTGTATTTGGAAAAGGTTGGATCAACATAAAGAGAAACACTCCACACataatttgtttctatgaatTTCCTTGTATActaattttattcaaaatggAACCATTCTCTAATGTCTTGCATTGTAAATTCTATTTACTGGTACATCATtgtttaatgaaacatttgttttttctttatttcgCGATCTTGCACGGTTTCTCTGGTGAGGTAACGATATGTACAGACAAAGATGTAATtaacatgtatactgtatttgCACTATCATAAAATTGGGGTAAAAAATGGTTTCAAGATCAGGAGCACATGTGTTGGAAAAATGAAATTGCAAGTGATTGAGTGCCATGTATATTACTACGACGCACattaaattatgtaaatattagaATATACCATTTAAAAAGAGTCAATTGCATGATCATTTTATATGTtccatgtgtacatgtataccatgaCGTTAAATAATGATGTCGCAAAAAACAGCAtcatttttctctttttatGAAAATGGGCGGCTGTATTTGAAAGCCCATTGAACTGTTCAATGAAATGATGTAAAACTTAAAATTATATTACTTGAAGCATCATGgatttatataatacaatctTATGAAAATTTGCAGTAGGGCCATTTTTGGCTCTTCATGGCTCTACTCCTTTGGTAAAAATTCATTCAATTGGGCATAactagtagtgattcaaaggaCTTAATATCACTACTTTCCCCTATTGGTCCTACCCCTCGGCCTCAGGAGTAAgattcaccatttatgcaaaaaatCTCTCCTTTCCCCAAAGAATGCTTTAAAGTTTAAACAAACTTCAGTTCACTCAATCATGACAAGTATCAATTTGAAGGACTGATTATCTCTATTTTACCTATTGGACCCGCCTCTCCAGCCCTAGTGGATTtagtcaccattaatgtaaaaATTGTCCCattcccccaatgatgcttctgatcaaatttgtttaaaatctattcattcattcatgactagtagtgaGTTAAATAACAAATTActtctattttccctatttggccaAAGCCCTCTGTCCCCAGAGTCACCAGTTATGGAATATTTGtcctttatgacttgtagcaattTCAAGAAAAAACTGATGGATGATggtggtgggctaaaaatcaaacaagaggcccagagggcctgtatcgttcacctggattttatgatatatgaaacaagaatgatgattaagtatatttgtcactggtattgctatgtcaatatatcataggcattttatatgggtacgtgaggtttttatgccaaaaaatgacttttggcacaaccccttagggatgctaccacacaaatgtgagtgatatccattgcttagtttaagaaaagttgtttaaacccATTGACCCCGCCCCCTGCACCCCGGGGggtgggggtcagttccttcctttataaaattttgaatccttacccaaaagAATGCTACctgtcaaatatgagctgtttcagagaagaagttgttcatatcaatttagccaaattgaccccttttggccccacccctcatcCCCCTGATGGGGTCAaccctaaaatttgtacaattttgaatcccaaccccatgaccatgctaccatacaaatgtgagtgatatccattgattaatttcagagaagttgtttatatcaatttaaccaaattgaccccttttggcgcCGCCCCTTCTGCAAAAAATAGTACATTTTAAAAGAGGTTATTTGTTGGATATCAAGTATCAATTACATACCTTGATACTTTTTTTAGCCACTTTGTCTATACATTCTCCCTGGCTTTTGAAGATCTTAGCGTTGGCTTTTAGCAAATCTTTACGTTCCATTCCCTCTCTCCTTGGCATGGCCCCGACCAGCATGGCTACATCAGCACCCGAAAAGGCTGTACCGGGATCATCTGTGGCCACCACATCTGTCATAGAGACATTACACATTTCCTGTAAAGGTTACAAATTGATCACGTGGCCACCACATCTGTCATACAGACATCACACATTTCCTGTAAAGACTGTGGCAACCACATCTGTTATACAGACATCACACATTTCCTGTAAAGACTACAAATGGATCTCCTGTGGCCACCATTAGTGTGTCCCAAAGTCCTGCATTGCCTTGTGTTGTCAAGTTCGGTAGGTCACAATGTGCTAAATTTGTTGACTAAAAAAGAGATAACAGACTCCCTGAATATACAGTTAACAATATTTACtaatgaagaaaatgaaatacaagagatcccagagagatcttggtgcccaccgTTGAATGATCCATATCAAGTCAAATGAAACACTGATCTTTTCTGTTCATTTCCATTCTTTCAAAACAActgatatatattacaatatggcAGGAGCAAACtgcagttgtcaaaatccaaggtgGCCATCTGTCAGCCATGATGTTTTCCAATCggtcctaaaatgcaatatgcacaactagggaccaagtggAACTTgcatatgaaattaaaaaaaaaacttaaggaaatttctgagaaatagcaataacaaaacagaatgagttccaatagaCATCATTCACATCAACAGATCAAACAaatgaaagtcaaaaatgtgatttccctatgtAAACTGTAGTAAAATTATCCCCTCCCAAGGAGGAAACATGTGATCCCAGggatcatgaaattcacaattttggtaaaggatcttaagacccttccatctataaagagtatttgactCTACCTTATTTAGGTCTTGAAAAGaaatttcttgaaatttcagttaatttgaccctttctGGCCCCGCCCatgggggtcagtcagtgccaatatacatgtagtttacaaCAGGCACCCCATACTGATAGTTCTTACCaagtttgtattatttccaaTGGCAAACTGAACAAATAATGCTCAAAATGATATTTCCATATATAAACTACAGGAAACTTTACACCCTCCCCAGGGAGAAatgcgagaccccagggtcatgaaatttacatttttggtAAAGGACCTTAAGACCTCTCTATTTGTAAAGAGTATAGCTGGGAATTGGGAAGAAgacttttgaaattttagttCATCTGACCCTTTTAAGCCCtgcctctcaggcccctgggggttgaaaccatataatttacagttttggttgacctttggtcaTGGAAGCTTCctctcaaatttcattgaatttggttcagcaaTTTTGGAGAAGACactgaaaatgtaaattgattaTGAACGGATGACACAACgctggacaaaaggcgattagaataggtcactatgtccaaggtgagctaaaaatccaagatggctgcctgtcagccatgttgtttcccgattATACCTAAAATACAATAGGcaaaacaagggcccaatgggcctaaATCGCTCACCTGCGTTCCAGTGATCCTTTTCATACATAATTGAGAACAAGTGTATTAGAGACCATATATAAGATTTCAGGGCCTGGTagttatttgaaattaaaacttattaattattaaattaaattaattaaattattatcaaggtcattcatttcaacaaactttgtagccttcATCCAAGAAAGCTACAAGCCAAATGTAAATTCTCTGAACcttttatttactgaaaataattcatagaaatattttagcctatttgactgcTCAAACATtgaaaggtcaaggccattcatttgaacaaacttggtagcccttcagcCCAGCTTgctacagatccaatatcaactccctgcGACTCTTGGTTTTTGAGATGAAGtggtttaaagattttagcctatttgacccctgtaaccttgaatgtaggttaaggtcattcatttgaacaaacttggtagcccgccaacccagcatgctacagatccaatatcaactccctcagactcttggttattgagaagttgttcaagattttagcctatttcaCCTGGGTGTCCTTGAATGAAtgttaaggtcatttatttgaaaaaaaatttgtagctcttcaccccagcatactacagacccaatatcaacttcctgggactcttggttattgagaagaagtcgtttaaatatttcagcctatttgacgctagtgaccttgaatgtaggtcaacttcattcatttgaacaaacttggtaaccttTCATCCCAGCTGGACAGACAGCAAGGAGATGGACGGAAAATGCCGCgccacagcataagctcacttgcacTTCGGGCAGATGAGCTAACTATGGACctaggggaacttacatatgaaatttgagaaagatctctttaGTACTTTCTAGaaatatagtgataacaaagtgcaattatcaaaatccaagatggcagcatGTCAgctatgttgttttctgattggtcccaaaatgcaacatgcacaACTAAGTATCAACTGGAAATTACATATGACAtatgagaaagattccttcataatttcctgaaaaatatcgataacaaacttcatttatCAAAATTGAAGATGGTAACCTGTTaaccatgttgttttttaattggtctcaaattgcaatatgcataactaaggacctaggggaacttacaaatgaaatttgagaaagatccctcaaGTTCTTTCTGaggaaatagcaataacaaacttcaattgtcaaaatccaagatggcggaagGATGATGGATGCAGgacaatttgaatagcccaccacctgatgatggtgggctaataagtACAGATGAGAATTACTTCTGCTTACACTTGCATATCTAATTTACACATGAACCCCTCTCTTGGTCTTAGTCCTACGCAAGCTTGCAGTAACCCCAGCTATCCATCAGACATAAATACATCCACTCGCCCAGTGCTAAGTGTTACTTAGTGAAGAAATGTGTAACATGTCATCTCCGGAAACTTATCCGTTAAAACTGGCGCTGAATACATGAGAAACCTTTATTTATAAAAGGACTATATCCAAGGCACACATGCCTGTGCAATGTTATTTGTGTACATGACTAATCAGTCAATACATAGCACATCTCACATTGACCTAAAACATCGTAAATTTTTTCCAAATTGGATCTAAGTAAACAGACAGTAATTGCCTTTGGTATTGAGACAGGCCTCTTTCAATGAATACATTgaaatatgttcattttttaGCAAAAAATGCACTAGAAACGAAGCTCTTGGTAAATTGTAAGTACCagtaaatttcaaaaatacCTATATTTCAACAATGCTGAATCCTTTTGTGAACTTACCCGAGACAAGTGGGAACGCACAGTCGTTAATCTCCATCTCTACCCCTTTTAGTACTCCCATCATAGGTCCGATGTCCAGCAGCCTCAGCACAACTTTTTGCTGGAAAACAAGTTTCGTATTCTTAGGATGTTTATTCTATCCTGACAGGCCATTCAGAGTCTTCAGCATCAAGTCCGTCAGATCAGGACCATGAGTCTCCAAGCAGAGTACAAactaaacaagagatcccaaagggatcttggcgcccaccattaaaggatctttataggttccatgtcagattgatcttttctctatttttcccttcctcttactaatctgtgtaaattgagaaacatccctccagtatttttcaaacaaggggaacttacatatgaaatttgagatttagcgataatggctgtctgtcgacaatgttttcagattggtccaaaaatgcaatacgacagACCAAggagaacgatcccttcagtaccttctgtaaaatagcgataacaaacttcagttgttaaaatccaagatggctgtcggttggccatgttgttatctgactggtcccaaaatgaaatatcccaaaataaaaaatatgtataactaaggaccaaatttcagaaagatctcttcagttctttctgagaaatagcgataacaaacttcaattgtaaaaatccaagatggctgcctgtcggccatgttgttatccgactagtcccaaaatgaaatatgcacaactagggacaagggcaacctatatataaaatttcagaaagatcccttcagtt
This DNA window, taken from Pecten maximus chromosome 3, xPecMax1.1, whole genome shotgun sequence, encodes the following:
- the LOC117323963 gene encoding malate dehydrogenase, cytoplasmic-like: MADPVIVVITGAAGQIAYSLLYNVAKGDVFGKNQKVVLRLLDIGPMMGVLKGVEMEINDCAFPLVSDVVATDDPGTAFSGADVAMLVGAMPRREGMERKDLLKANAKIFKSQGECIDKVAKKSIKVVVVGNPANTNALICAQSAPSIPRENFSALTRLDQNRAQAQVAAKLGIACDAVKDIVIWGNHSSTQFPDLSYAKVLDGEDWVEASSKIQDDDWIHNEFVKTVQTRGAAVIAARKLSSAMSAAKAIGDHVKDWWNGTGPRIVSMGVMSDGKSYGIEEGLMYSFPVKIEGKGVYKIVEGLNINDWQRKMMDVTAEELSNEKKDAFQFLLSE